TCTGGGGCGGCAAGCGGGAGAAGTTCAAGAATCCGGAGTCGAAGATCTGGCTGGAACGGATGGCCGAAAAAGGCTGGACCGCGCCGCAATGGCCGAAGAAATACGGCGGCGGCGGTCTCTCCGCACAGGAAGCCCGCGTGCTGCAGCAGGAGATGAGCCGCATCAAGGCGCGCCAGCCGCTGTTCTCGTTCGGCCTCTGGATGTTTGGCCCGGCGCTTCTGGAGTTCGGCAACGAAGAACAGAAGATGCGCTTCATCCCGGACATCGTCCATGGCCGCACCCGCTGGTGCCAGGGCTATTCCGAGCCGGGCGCCGGCTCTGACCTCGCTGACCTGCAGACGCGCTGTGAAGACAAGGGCGATCACTATCTGATCAACGGCCAGAAGGTGTGGACCTCCTATGCCGACAAGGCCGACTGGATCTTCTGCCTCGTGCGGACGGACACAAGCGTGAAGCATGAAGGCATCAGCTTCATCCTGTTCGACATGGAAAGCGAAGGCGTCGAAGCCCGCCCGATCCTGCTGATCTCCGGCGAGAGCCCGTTCTGCGAAACCTTCTTCACCGATGTGAAAGTGCCGAAGGACCAGTTGGTCGGCGAAGTGAATGGCGGCTGGCAGATCGCCAAGCGCCTGCTTCAGTTCGAACGCTCCTCCATCTCCGCCGGCGGCTTCGGCGGCACGGGCGGCTCCGGCATCATGGGGCCGGAAGATTATGCCAAGCAGCATATCGGCACTGACAGCGATGGCCGTCTTCTGGATGGTGACCTGCGTGGCCGCATCACCGATCACAAGATGTATGCCAAGGCGTTCAGCCTGACCGTCGCCCGCCAGGCCGAACAGGCCAAGGCCGGACAGGCCGTCAGCCATACCGCGTCCATCCTGAAATACGGCGCCGCCAAGATGAACCAGGACCGCCACGAGCTTCTGGTCGAAGCACTCGGCAGCGAAGGGCTTGGCTGGGAAGGGGAGGGTTTCGACCCGACCGCCAGGAAAGTCACCCGCCAGTGGCTGCGTTCGAAAGGCAACTCCATCGAAGGCGGCACCAGCGAGATCAACCTCAATGTCATCTCCAAGCGCGTGCTTGGCCTGAAAGACCATCAGTAAGCCGACGGCAGAAATTAGGAGATAAAGAACATGACCTTCCTTCTGACCGAAGATCAGGAAATGCTGCGTGAAACCGCCATGGCGTTCGCGCGTGACGAACTGCCGGTGACGCACCTGCGCGCACTGCGCGACAGCGGTGCAAACGGCAAGGACCCGGCGACCCGCCAGAAACTGGCAGAGCTGGGCTTCTTTGGCGTGATCGTGCCGGAAGAACCGGGCGGCGAACATTTCGGCCTGGTTGGCCTGGGCCAGATCCTTGAAGCGCAGGGCCGCACGCTGGCCGCAACGCCGCTGCTGCAGACGGCGCTGATCGGCGCCAGTGCGATCCAGCTGGGCGGCACGCCGGCACAGCAGGCAGAATGGCTGCCGAAGATTGCCGGCGGCGATGTCACCTTCGCCCTGGCCCTGGATGAAAGCGCGCATTTCAATCCGCTGAACGTCGCCACCGAAGCCGAGCGCAACGGACAAGGCTACACGCTGAACGGCGAGAAGCGTTTCGTGCCGGACGGGCATCATGCCGACAT
This is a stretch of genomic DNA from Hyphomonas adhaerens MHS-3. It encodes these proteins:
- a CDS encoding acyl-CoA dehydrogenase family protein; protein product: MADTAVDELETFRAETRAWLEENCPPSMRTPMKDDEIVWGGKREKFKNPESKIWLERMAEKGWTAPQWPKKYGGGGLSAQEARVLQQEMSRIKARQPLFSFGLWMFGPALLEFGNEEQKMRFIPDIVHGRTRWCQGYSEPGAGSDLADLQTRCEDKGDHYLINGQKVWTSYADKADWIFCLVRTDTSVKHEGISFILFDMESEGVEARPILLISGESPFCETFFTDVKVPKDQLVGEVNGGWQIAKRLLQFERSSISAGGFGGTGGSGIMGPEDYAKQHIGTDSDGRLLDGDLRGRITDHKMYAKAFSLTVARQAEQAKAGQAVSHTASILKYGAAKMNQDRHELLVEALGSEGLGWEGEGFDPTARKVTRQWLRSKGNSIEGGTSEINLNVISKRVLGLKDHQ